Genomic DNA from Gaiella occulta:
TTCGGGTTCGGGAAGCGCGTGACCTCACCGACCTGCGCCAGGAACGCGGTCGCCGTGACGAGCCCGACGCCGGGCACGGTCATCAATTGCTTGGCCTCGGCCGAGCCGGTGGCGAAGCGCGCGAGCTCGGTCTCGATCGTCGCGATCTCGTCGTTGAGGAAGTCGATCTGGCGGAGTGCCGCGTTGACCGTGTCCTGCTCGTCAACGGGCAGTTCCTGACGGGCGAGCCACGCGCGGCCAGCGACGCCGAAAGGGTCGCTCATCGGCGGCCGCGGCTTCAGGTTGCGATGGAGCACCGCCAGGATCTCGTTCTTCGAACGCGTACGGTGCACGACCAGCCGTGCCCGCCGGGCGACCCGGCGGCGCAGCATCCTGGTCGCCTCGTCTGGCTGCCACGACCCAGCGAACATCCCGGCGGCGAGAAGTTGGGCGAGCGTCTTGGCGTCGTGACGGTCGGTCTTCTGCTTCGACGCGGTGATCGCCTTGAGCCGGCGCGTGTTGACGATCTCGACAGCAGCGACGTGCGGTCCGATGATCCGGGCGATCGCGAGTGCGTTGCCGGTCGCCTCCATCGCGACCCGGTCGGTCGGGCGCAGCTGCAGCGCGAACTCCTGCAGCTGCCCGGGCCTCGACGGGACACGCGGCGCCCGAACGACTTCGCCGGCGTCCCAGATCGCGACCTCGCAGAAGTCGCGGTGGACGTCCATACCGATACAGCGGCCTTGCACGATGACGCTCCTTTCACTCGACTGCGGACGACGCGTCGGAGCGACGGGCACACGACACTGACGGATCCGTGCTCGAGGCACACCCGGGCTGGTCGTAGGGGCGGCCAAGGAAACTGTCGAGCTCGAAGCTCATCCCTGTAGAAACTGTCGAGCTCGAAGCTCATCCCTGTAGAGCTCGGCCTGCCCGTTACGTGTCCTCCGACATGGCCCCATGACCCGGTAGGCGCACCGTACGAGCCGTCCCGGACATCGAGCACCAGGCCATCTTCATGCCCGGAAACTGGTGAGCCCGTCGCGCAGACGCGAGGCCGTCTCGATGTTGATCGAGCGGCTGGGTGTGTCTGAGCGGCGGGCGTGCCAGATCAGCGGTCAGCACCGCTCCACGCAACGGCACCAGCCGCTGCGT
This window encodes:
- a CDS encoding IS110 family transposase, with product MDVHRDFCEVAIWDAGEVVRAPRVPSRPGQLQEFALQLRPTDRVAMEATGNALAIARIIGPHVAAVEIVNTRRLKAITASKQKTDRHDAKTLAQLLAAGMFAGSWQPDEATRMLRRRVARRARLVVHRTRSKNEILAVLHRNLKPRPPMSDPFGVAGRAWLARQELPVDEQDTVNAALRQIDFLNDEIATIETELARFATGSAEAKQLMTVPGVGLVTATAFLAQVGEVTRFPNPNQLVSYLGLNPSVRQSGDNDAHTGRISKEGSALVRHVLVEAAQTAIRSPGPLRAFFERVRARRGHAVAIVAVARKLAVLFWRLLVSGQDYAYSMPTPTAKKLRAVELKAGAPSRRGGGSQHALNREARRKLERRSAEHAEAAYRRNVADWHRQQAKGARTAT